Proteins encoded together in one Carya illinoinensis cultivar Pawnee chromosome 3, C.illinoinensisPawnee_v1, whole genome shotgun sequence window:
- the LOC122305552 gene encoding probable pectinesterase 8: protein MRLHCNFLTFLIVILAVLTSTHLISPKPSFLKSFVHFSLDFFSSPLTISVLIPYSLGRHHHHQHKKHRNESKVESVCDDFPPDFPPPETNTTLYICVDRNGCCNFTSVQAAVDAAPNSSLKRTIIWINNGVYFEKVNVPRTKPNITFQGQGFTSTAIAFNDTANSSHGTFFSGSVQVFSTKFIAKNISFMNVAPIPSPGDVGAQAVAIRVAGDKAAFWGCGFFGAQDTLHDDSGRHYFKDCYIQGSIDFIFGNGRSLYENCQLVSMANPVPPGFRSINGAVTAHGRAIKDDNTGFVFVNCSVGGSGRVWLGRAWRPFSRVIFAYTTMSDIIAPEGWNDFNDPTRDLTIFYGEYDCSGPGANMSMRVPYVQRLNDTQASPFLNMSYIEGDQWLQPYNL, encoded by the exons ATGCGTCTCCATTGCAATTTTCTGACTTTTCTAATTGTCATTCTTGCTGTTTTGACATCCACCCATTTGATAAGTCCAAAGCCATCATTCCTCAAAAGTTTCGTTCATTTCAGTCTCGACTTCTTCTCATCCCCTTTGACAATATCAGTGCTCATCCCATACAGTTTAGGACGGCATCATCATCACCAACACAAAAAACACCGTAATGAGAGCAAAGTAGAATCTGTTTGCGATGATTTTCCACCTGACTTTCCCCCTCCGGAGACCAACACAACCTTGTATATTTGTGTTGATCGAAATGGGTGTTGTAATTTTACGTCGGTGCAAGCAGCTGTCGATGCAGCTCCGAATTCAAGCCTGAAAAGGACCATAATATGGATCAACAATGGCGTTTACTT TGAGAAAGTCAATGTTCCAAGAACCAAACCAAACATAACGTTTCAAGGACAAGGCTTTACATCAACTGCGATTGCATTCAATGACACGGCCAATTCTTCACATGGCACATTCTTTAGCGGCTCCGTTCAAGTTTTCTCCACTAAGTTCATTGCCAAGAACATAAGCTTCATG AATGTAGCTCCTATTCCTAGCCCTGGTGATGTTGGAGCCCAAGCAGTAGCAATCAGAGTAGCTGGAGATAAAGCTGCGTTCTGGGGTTGTGGATTCTTCGGAGCCCAAGATACCCTTCATGATGATAGTGGCCGCCATTACTTCAAGGATTGTTATATCCAAGGTTCCATTGATTTCATCTTCGGCAATGGAAGGTCACTTTATGAG AATTGCCAGCTGGTTTCGATGGCAAACCCAGTACCCCCAGGATTCAGATCCATAAATGGAGCTGTCACAGCTCATGGCAGAGCTATCAAGGACGATAACACTGGTTTTGTGTTCGTCAACTGCAGCGTGGGAGGGTCTGGAAGAGTATGGCTAGGCCGGGCATGGAGACCATTTTCTCGTGTCATCTTTGCCTACACAACAATGTCTGATATCATTGCTCCAGAGGGCTGGAACGATTTCAACGACCCTACGAGAGATCT GACTATATTCTACGGAGAATACGATTGCTCAGGTCCTGGAGCTAATATGAGCATGAGGGTTCCGTATGTTCAGAGACTCAATGACACACAGGCTTCTCCTTTCCTTAACATGTCATATATCGAAGGAGATCAGTGGCTACAACCTTATAATTtatag